In one Pleomorphomonas sp. T1.2MG-36 genomic region, the following are encoded:
- a CDS encoding amino acid ABC transporter permease, producing MIQSFGFSSLPILLHGALWTLILSASTFVAAGFFSLIFALLRVLGPKPVRILIAGYIELVQATPLLILLFLAYYGLSFLGYYFPPLAAAVISLTLYATAFLADIWRGCIEAIPKQQWEAADALAMSTPQKLRYVILPQAFRISLGPTVGFLVQIVKNTSVTALISFVELTRAGQLLNNMTFQPFEVFLTVGAMYFIICYPLSYYSEYLQGGKRARSST from the coding sequence ATGATCCAGTCGTTCGGCTTTTCCAGCCTGCCCATCCTGCTCCACGGAGCGTTGTGGACCCTGATCCTGTCCGCCTCGACATTCGTCGCGGCCGGCTTCTTCAGCCTGATCTTCGCGCTGCTGCGGGTGCTCGGTCCGAAACCGGTCCGGATCCTGATTGCCGGCTACATCGAACTCGTCCAGGCGACGCCACTGCTGATCCTGCTGTTCCTGGCCTACTACGGGCTCAGCTTCCTCGGCTACTACTTCCCGCCGCTGGCCGCCGCCGTCATCTCCCTGACGCTCTATGCCACGGCCTTCCTGGCCGACATCTGGCGCGGCTGCATCGAGGCGATACCCAAGCAACAATGGGAAGCCGCAGATGCCCTCGCGATGTCGACGCCGCAGAAGCTGCGCTACGTCATCCTGCCGCAGGCCTTCCGTATCTCCCTTGGGCCGACCGTCGGCTTCCTGGTGCAGATCGTCAAGAACACCTCGGTGACCGCACTGATCAGCTTCGTCGAGCTTACACGTGCCGGGCAACTGCTCAACAACATGACATTCCAGCCGTTCGAGGTCTTCCTGACTGTTGGCGCCATGTACTTCATCATCTGCTATCCACTGTCCTATTACAGCGAGTACCTCCAGGGAGGCAAACGTGCCCGCAGTTCAACTTAA
- a CDS encoding FGGY-family carbohydrate kinase produces the protein MTNLSSPLFVGIDVGSASVRAGIYDAAGHRLAFRVRPIRQFHPKPLFVEQSSADIWDNACIAVREAVAAAGVDPAGIVAIGVDATCSLVASDADGRPVSVAEDGDPARDIIMWMDHRAGAEAAAINATGDPALAYVGGEVSIEMELPKVLWLKRHLPERHARVARYRDLADHMVWRMTDADVASVCTLACKWNYLAHEERFSVAMLAAVGLSELTDLVPERIMPLGSSAGRLGAAPAAELGLAPGIVVATGIIDAHAGGLALVGTQPDGTLALIGGTSNCHMVASRDPVMVPGVWGPYFGAMIPGWWLGEGGQSAAGALLDWTVRQSPAFTMQETRASAEKRHVFDLLNEEVAKLRASETYPSAGLHVLPDHHGNRSPRADPEARGSVVGLTLEDGVPALARLYLSTIEALAYGTRHIIETMNRAGHRVERIVMCGGGTRNALLMAEHANAIGLDISLVEDDDAVTLGAVLLAAVASGTFVDVPAAAAAMVRPGRVYAADPATRAFHDAKYAVFLKLYDQQAECRALMADFR, from the coding sequence GTGACCAATCTCTCATCTCCGCTTTTCGTCGGAATTGACGTCGGCTCGGCCAGCGTCCGGGCCGGCATTTACGACGCGGCGGGCCACCGCTTGGCCTTCAGGGTCCGGCCGATCCGCCAGTTCCACCCCAAGCCGCTCTTCGTCGAGCAGTCCTCGGCCGATATCTGGGACAATGCCTGCATCGCCGTGCGGGAGGCCGTCGCGGCGGCGGGCGTCGATCCCGCCGGAATCGTGGCCATCGGGGTGGATGCGACCTGCTCGCTGGTTGCCTCCGACGCCGACGGCCGACCGGTATCGGTGGCCGAGGACGGCGATCCCGCCCGCGACATCATCATGTGGATGGATCACCGCGCCGGTGCCGAAGCCGCTGCGATCAACGCCACCGGAGACCCCGCGCTCGCCTATGTCGGTGGCGAGGTTTCGATCGAGATGGAGCTGCCGAAGGTCCTTTGGCTGAAGCGGCATCTGCCGGAGCGTCACGCCCGGGTCGCCCGCTATCGGGACCTTGCCGACCATATGGTGTGGCGCATGACGGATGCCGATGTGGCGAGCGTCTGCACGTTGGCCTGCAAGTGGAACTATCTGGCCCACGAGGAGCGGTTCTCGGTGGCGATGCTGGCGGCGGTCGGCCTCTCCGAGCTGACCGACCTCGTCCCCGAACGGATCATGCCGCTCGGTTCGTCGGCCGGTCGTCTTGGCGCTGCGCCGGCGGCGGAACTCGGCCTTGCGCCGGGTATCGTTGTGGCGACGGGCATCATCGACGCTCACGCAGGCGGCCTTGCGCTGGTGGGTACGCAGCCCGACGGCACGCTGGCGCTGATCGGCGGCACATCGAACTGCCACATGGTGGCGAGCCGGGATCCGGTGATGGTGCCCGGTGTCTGGGGGCCTTACTTCGGCGCCATGATCCCGGGCTGGTGGCTAGGCGAGGGCGGGCAGAGCGCCGCCGGCGCATTGCTGGATTGGACGGTGCGCCAATCGCCGGCCTTCACGATGCAGGAGACGCGTGCCAGCGCAGAGAAACGCCATGTGTTCGACCTTCTCAACGAAGAGGTGGCGAAGCTCAGGGCAAGCGAGACATATCCCTCCGCCGGTCTGCACGTGCTGCCCGACCACCATGGCAATCGTTCGCCGCGCGCCGATCCAGAGGCCCGAGGCTCGGTCGTCGGTCTCACTCTGGAGGATGGCGTGCCGGCGTTGGCGCGTCTCTACCTGTCGACCATTGAGGCACTGGCCTACGGCACACGCCACATCATCGAAACCATGAACCGCGCCGGTCATCGTGTCGAACGCATCGTCATGTGCGGCGGCGGTACTCGCAATGCGCTGCTGATGGCCGAGCACGCCAACGCCATCGGTCTCGATATCAGCCTCGTCGAGGACGATGACGCCGTCACGCTGGGGGCCGTGCTCTTGGCGGCCGTTGCCTCGGGCACGTTCGTCGACGTCCCGGCGGCCGCCGCCGCCATGGTCCGCCCCGGCAGAGTCTACGCCGCCGATCCGGCTACGCGTGCCTTCCACGACGCAAAATACGCAGTCTTTCTCAAGCTTTACGACCAGCAGGCCGAATGCCGTGCCCTGATGGCCGACTTTCGCTGA
- a CDS encoding ABC transporter ATP-binding protein, translating to MAAIELKDVRKSFLALEVIHGIDLVIPDGSFTVLVGPSGCGKSTLLRMMAGLEEVTSGEIHIDGSRCDHLVPSARGMAMVFQSYALYPHMSVEENLRFGLENQRMAKAEIASRVAKAAEILQIGHLLARRPNQLSGGQSQRVAIGRAIVKEPKAFLFDEPLSNLDAELRVKMRGELIALHRRLKSTMVYVTHDQVEAMTMADQIVVLNEGRIEQVGSPVELYARPNNLFVARFLGAPPMNILKGRFRAGETPAVILADGTAVVLPGRKISLADGSDVSLGIRPEHAEPKPNGLTAKVHTTEVLGSGTIVHATTANGEEFTLSLRGISRVEAGEAISVAVDPRFAHIFDGEGRAVGATDDWRSDYLT from the coding sequence ATGGCTGCGATCGAACTCAAGGACGTTCGCAAATCCTTCCTGGCCCTCGAAGTGATCCACGGCATCGATCTGGTCATACCCGACGGCTCGTTCACCGTGCTGGTCGGGCCGTCGGGCTGCGGCAAGTCGACCCTGCTTCGGATGATGGCCGGCCTGGAGGAGGTTACCTCCGGCGAGATCCACATCGATGGCAGCCGTTGCGACCATCTGGTGCCCTCGGCGCGTGGGATGGCCATGGTGTTCCAGTCCTATGCGCTCTATCCGCACATGTCGGTCGAGGAGAACCTGCGCTTCGGGCTGGAGAACCAGAGGATGGCCAAGGCGGAGATCGCCAGCCGCGTCGCCAAGGCGGCGGAGATCCTGCAGATCGGCCATCTTCTCGCCCGCCGGCCGAACCAGCTGTCCGGCGGGCAGAGCCAGCGCGTCGCCATCGGCCGAGCCATCGTCAAGGAGCCCAAGGCCTTCCTGTTCGACGAGCCGCTTTCCAATCTCGATGCCGAACTGCGCGTCAAGATGCGCGGCGAGCTGATCGCCCTGCATCGGCGCCTGAAATCCACCATGGTCTACGTCACGCACGATCAGGTGGAGGCGATGACCATGGCCGACCAGATCGTCGTGCTGAACGAGGGACGCATCGAGCAGGTCGGCTCGCCGGTGGAGCTGTATGCACGCCCCAACAACCTGTTCGTCGCCCGCTTCCTCGGCGCCCCGCCGATGAACATCCTGAAGGGACGCTTCCGCGCCGGGGAAACGCCGGCCGTCATCCTGGCCGATGGCACGGCCGTTGTCCTGCCCGGCCGGAAGATCTCGCTTGCCGACGGCAGCGACGTGTCGCTCGGCATCCGCCCAGAACACGCAGAACCGAAGCCGAACGGGCTCACGGCCAAGGTGCACACCACCGAAGTGCTCGGCTCCGGCACCATCGTCCACGCGACGACGGCGAACGGCGAGGAGTTCACCCTGTCGCTGCGCGGCATCAGCCGGGTGGAGGCGGGGGAAGCCATCTCGGTGGCGGTCGATCCCCGCTTCGCTCACATCTTCGATGGCGAAGGACGCGCCGTTGGCGCTACCGACGACTGGCGGTCCGATTACCTCACCTGA
- a CDS encoding transporter substrate-binding domain-containing protein gives MRSVLKCLGAMVGGTMMAAAFAAMSAGPAAAQSIGDIDAKGKITVGVLTGIPPYDTVDSSGNTDGFLVDLARDVAQNLKVELELVPVNNASRAAALESGRVDMLIAHMTATPERAKLFLMTNPYGAYEMRFVAKKSMPLTKIEDLANKRVSVPKGSTQDVAVSALGVEGLEVVRFDDDALAMQALISGQVDATAAVATVAGDVIKKRNLEDLEVKSEVPLFTLYWSMAVRKDATQLHQWLNNFIYYEEVTGRLGALHEKWVGVPIPGGKLPTF, from the coding sequence ATGAGAAGTGTGCTGAAATGCCTTGGCGCCATGGTTGGAGGCACCATGATGGCCGCCGCGTTCGCCGCGATGAGCGCGGGACCTGCCGCGGCGCAGAGCATCGGCGACATCGACGCCAAGGGAAAGATCACGGTTGGCGTCCTGACCGGCATCCCCCCTTACGACACCGTGGACAGCAGCGGCAACACTGACGGCTTCCTCGTCGACCTCGCCCGCGACGTCGCCCAGAACCTCAAGGTCGAACTCGAGCTGGTTCCGGTCAACAATGCCTCGCGGGCAGCGGCCCTGGAGTCCGGCCGCGTCGACATGCTGATCGCCCACATGACGGCGACGCCGGAGCGCGCCAAGCTGTTCCTGATGACCAATCCTTACGGCGCCTATGAAATGCGCTTCGTGGCAAAGAAGAGCATGCCACTGACCAAGATCGAGGATCTCGCCAACAAGCGCGTGTCGGTCCCCAAGGGCAGCACGCAGGACGTGGCGGTCAGCGCCCTCGGCGTCGAGGGCCTCGAAGTCGTCCGTTTTGACGACGATGCCCTTGCCATGCAGGCCCTCATCTCCGGCCAAGTGGACGCCACCGCCGCCGTCGCCACCGTGGCCGGCGACGTCATCAAGAAGCGCAACCTTGAAGATCTCGAAGTGAAGTCCGAGGTTCCGTTGTTCACGCTCTACTGGTCGATGGCCGTGCGCAAGGATGCCACCCAACTGCACCAGTGGCTCAACAACTTCATCTACTACGAGGAAGTGACCGGGCGCCTCGGTGCCTTGCATGAAAAGTGGGTCGGCGTCCCGATCCCCGGCGGCAAGCTTCCGACCTTCTGA
- a CDS encoding amino acid ABC transporter permease — protein sequence MAYQMHFGPVLDRAPEFVDGTINTILLSGQGIVFGLIIGLTVAIIRVEGPRWLDRIAVAYIEIIRNTPLLVQVFLFFFGLPYIGVRLSADSSAIIAISFNLGAYSAEIFRAGFLAIPRSQIEAGLALGLTRLQTIRYVVIVPALKVVFPALTGQLTLTLLGSSVVCAISASELTLAASKVESLTFRSLETFLVAGAIYVTLTFIFRLTYWLISLWLFHRKDPARFRIAAPLSQGQERVQA from the coding sequence ATGGCATATCAAATGCATTTCGGTCCCGTTCTGGACCGAGCGCCGGAGTTCGTGGATGGCACGATCAACACGATACTCCTGTCGGGACAGGGTATCGTGTTCGGCCTCATCATCGGCCTCACGGTCGCCATCATCCGGGTCGAGGGCCCGCGCTGGCTCGACCGCATCGCCGTCGCCTACATTGAGATCATCCGCAATACGCCGCTGCTGGTCCAGGTTTTCCTGTTCTTCTTCGGGTTGCCCTACATCGGCGTGAGGCTTTCGGCCGACAGCTCGGCGATCATCGCCATATCCTTCAATCTCGGCGCCTATTCCGCTGAGATCTTCCGGGCCGGCTTCCTGGCCATCCCCAGATCGCAGATCGAAGCCGGGTTGGCGCTCGGGCTGACGCGGCTGCAAACCATTCGCTACGTCGTGATCGTCCCCGCGCTCAAGGTGGTGTTTCCCGCCCTCACCGGCCAACTGACCCTGACCCTGCTCGGCAGTTCGGTGGTATGCGCCATCTCCGCCAGCGAGCTGACGCTCGCCGCCTCCAAGGTCGAGTCCCTGACGTTCCGCAGCCTGGAGACGTTCCTGGTGGCCGGCGCCATCTACGTGACGCTGACCTTCATCTTCCGCCTTACCTACTGGCTGATCTCGCTCTGGCTGTTCCACCGCAAGGACCCGGCGCGTTTCCGGATCGCCGCCCCTCTCTCGCAGGGCCAGGAAAGGGTTCAAGCATGA
- a CDS encoding signal transduction protein, protein MGIHVTLPASPALLKPAKNEVLFVTNADLRESANVECWPVEAKYEALLTKALASLGKTAKRAHPIKADKGHGFIASQREGSDVFASIDPDAPVIVLLTAWQYSHHIAPSLATHRGPVLLLANFDGTWPGLVGMLCMAGSLTALGRTYSRLWSESFDDAFFLTGLKSWLETGKVEHDLSYLTDITAAHPVMKSEAGKIGAAVGAWSLRHKEILGLFDTLCMGMMNGVFPQKALCDIGMPVESLSQADLLVEMAKVPDALREECVAWYEKRGMTFKFGKNPALELTREQVKEQAAMMIAMARYVERFGLSCVGVQYQQGLARSCAASDFAEGAIGSTERFPIPAEDGHIIRDGKPITCANEVDMGTAIPQTMMFRLLDSLGLPSETTLHDIRWGSDWNGAFVWDFEISGAVPFGHLKGGIAGATGYRQPAMYFPKGGSTITGQGKAGRLLWARAHYEGTSVIMQIGTAHAVELPEEEFERRRKATCYEWPLLNAVLDGVGRDELMAGHQSNHISIAYVDEDKLADVLKAFVAQAITQNIKVQVAGDARSLL, encoded by the coding sequence ATGGGTATACATGTCACGTTGCCGGCGAGCCCGGCGCTGCTCAAGCCGGCCAAGAACGAGGTGCTGTTCGTCACCAACGCCGACCTGCGCGAGAGCGCCAACGTCGAGTGCTGGCCGGTCGAAGCCAAGTACGAGGCGCTGCTTACCAAGGCGTTGGCCTCGCTGGGCAAGACGGCAAAGCGCGCCCATCCGATCAAGGCCGACAAGGGGCACGGCTTCATCGCTAGCCAGCGCGAAGGATCGGACGTGTTCGCTTCGATCGATCCCGATGCGCCCGTGATCGTGCTGCTGACCGCCTGGCAGTACTCGCACCATATCGCGCCGTCGCTGGCCACCCATCGCGGCCCGGTGCTGCTGCTCGCCAACTTCGACGGCACCTGGCCGGGGCTCGTCGGCATGCTGTGCATGGCCGGTTCGCTGACGGCGCTTGGGCGGACCTATTCCCGCCTGTGGTCGGAGAGTTTCGACGATGCCTTCTTCCTGACCGGCCTGAAGTCATGGCTGGAGACGGGCAAGGTCGAGCACGACCTTTCCTATCTCACCGACATCACAGCCGCGCATCCGGTCATGAAGAGCGAGGCCGGCAAGATCGGCGCCGCCGTCGGTGCCTGGTCGCTCCGGCACAAGGAGATCCTCGGCCTGTTCGACACGCTGTGCATGGGCATGATGAACGGCGTCTTCCCGCAGAAGGCGCTTTGTGACATCGGCATGCCGGTCGAAAGCCTGTCGCAGGCCGACCTGCTGGTCGAGATGGCCAAGGTGCCCGATGCCCTGCGCGAGGAATGCGTCGCCTGGTACGAGAAGCGCGGCATGACCTTCAAGTTCGGCAAGAACCCCGCCCTTGAGCTGACGCGCGAGCAGGTCAAGGAGCAGGCGGCGATGATGATCGCCATGGCCCGCTACGTCGAGCGCTTCGGCCTGTCCTGCGTCGGCGTCCAGTACCAGCAGGGTCTCGCACGCTCCTGCGCCGCCTCCGACTTCGCCGAGGGTGCGATCGGCTCGACGGAGCGCTTCCCGATCCCGGCAGAGGATGGTCACATCATCCGCGACGGCAAGCCGATCACCTGCGCCAACGAAGTCGACATGGGCACGGCCATTCCGCAGACCATGATGTTCCGCCTGCTCGACAGCCTCGGTCTGCCGTCGGAGACGACGCTGCACGACATCCGCTGGGGCAGCGACTGGAATGGCGCGTTCGTCTGGGACTTCGAGATCTCTGGCGCGGTTCCCTTCGGCCATCTCAAGGGCGGCATCGCCGGCGCCACCGGCTATCGCCAGCCGGCGATGTACTTCCCTAAGGGTGGTTCGACCATCACCGGGCAGGGCAAGGCCGGGCGGCTTCTCTGGGCGCGCGCCCACTATGAGGGCACGTCGGTGATCATGCAGATCGGCACCGCCCATGCCGTCGAACTGCCGGAAGAGGAGTTCGAGCGGCGGCGCAAGGCCACCTGCTACGAGTGGCCGCTTCTGAACGCCGTGCTCGACGGCGTCGGGCGGGACGAGCTGATGGCCGGTCATCAGTCCAACCACATCAGCATCGCCTATGTCGACGAAGACAAGCTCGCCGACGTGCTCAAGGCCTTCGTCGCCCAGGCGATCACCCAGAACATCAAGGTACAGGTCGCGGGCGACGCGCGAAGCCTGCTCTGA
- a CDS encoding LacI family DNA-binding transcriptional regulator codes for MTLDEVAAATGFSRTTVRFVVNGQAERFRIKPQTREQIELFIREHGIVIDRTARSLRLKRSDAVGLVLPDLANPFFAHLTAALEDLCHAAGLVLLTTSSHDDPAGEARAVARLLERGVDGMVIAPCSPVAAIPKASGRRSCAVVIADRAFPGQPYPMVVTDNEAAGRRLTEILLTERGDAVFLAASRWLPSVEERIRGFLAACADHGLDDGEARIFSSDSDDVAAGQRLMTEVMASRGGLPKAFVCSSLLVFEGALEAAGARDGLPPGMLLGTFDHHPLLDFLPNRIVSARQDEKAIAEAIFQCLADQMEGKPPRAERLVIDSRIWRNGDRP; via the coding sequence ATGACGCTCGACGAGGTGGCGGCCGCCACCGGCTTCTCGCGGACGACCGTTCGCTTCGTCGTCAACGGCCAAGCCGAGCGCTTTCGCATCAAGCCCCAGACGCGCGAGCAGATTGAACTGTTCATCCGCGAGCATGGCATCGTCATCGATCGCACGGCGCGCAGCTTGCGCCTCAAGCGCTCGGATGCCGTCGGACTTGTGCTGCCCGACCTGGCGAACCCCTTCTTTGCCCATCTCACGGCGGCGCTGGAAGACCTCTGCCATGCCGCCGGGCTCGTGCTCCTCACCACTTCCTCGCACGACGATCCGGCAGGCGAGGCGAGGGCCGTCGCGCGCCTTCTGGAGCGCGGCGTGGATGGAATGGTGATCGCCCCATGCTCTCCGGTGGCCGCCATCCCCAAGGCCAGCGGCCGCAGGTCCTGCGCCGTCGTCATCGCCGACCGCGCTTTCCCCGGCCAGCCCTATCCGATGGTTGTGACGGACAACGAGGCTGCCGGCCGCCGGCTCACCGAAATCCTCCTCACGGAGCGTGGAGATGCCGTCTTCCTTGCCGCCAGCCGTTGGCTGCCCAGCGTGGAGGAGCGTATCCGCGGGTTTCTAGCCGCCTGCGCCGACCACGGGCTGGACGATGGCGAAGCCCGGATCTTCAGCTCGGATAGCGACGATGTCGCCGCCGGCCAGCGCCTGATGACCGAGGTCATGGCCAGCCGGGGCGGGTTGCCCAAGGCATTCGTCTGCTCGTCGCTTCTGGTTTTCGAGGGGGCGCTGGAGGCGGCCGGAGCACGGGACGGGTTGCCGCCGGGCATGCTGCTCGGAACGTTCGACCATCATCCGCTCCTCGACTTTCTGCCCAACCGGATCGTCTCCGCCCGGCAGGATGAAAAGGCGATCGCCGAGGCCATCTTCCAGTGTCTCGCCGATCAGATGGAGGGGAAACCGCCGCGCGCTGAACGGCTGGTGATCGACAGCCGGATCTGGCGCAACGGCGATCGCCCATGA